The genomic segment CACATTGGCAGATCGCAAAGATACCGTTTTCCAAATTTTTCCTCGCATCCAAGGGCCGGGTGCAGGACAATCAGGGACCGGTGCCGCTCAATCGCATCACCAGCGTCGGCTTATCGGTCGGAGCACGCGGCGGACATGAAGGTAACTTCCGGCTGGAGCTGGATTACATCGGGTTAGAGTTTGATCCGTCGCACCAGGAGGAGTTCGCTTATGAGATGTACAAACAACCGAAGTACATTGTTGCTACGTAGAAAGTACTGTTTGCTGTTTCGGCGCTGATTTAATATAATTGTGTACAGTGTTTATCCTTGAATCAGAAATTCAGCAGCTCCCAAAGTGAGTCGTAGAAATTCCTGGCCGTTTGAACGGTCCACCTTGAAGGAGCGCCTTTTCAATTAACGTTTAATTAAAGTCCCCCCCTCAAAAAGCAGTAACAAATTCTTTCACCAAACGTTTCCCTTGCTGAAGCTTACAATCAACGCAGGTATATCAGTTGGTTTTTATATATTCTATTTACACAGTTAACGAAAAAAATTTTCGACAAGATGACATTGCCATTCCTAGGTTAGTAGGAGGGTTTCTGTAGTATCATCTTGCATCTTGTATATGCTGGAAAAAAATAGCTCATACCAGCGCGCACTGTTGGGAATCCGGTAAAGATACCATAAGTGACGAAAGCAAATACTAGTGAACTTTTAGATTTCCAGAGAAACGCGTGTTGTTTTATACACGTTTGGtaaatggattttgtttgtttacccTACAATGAATCCGGCCATCGTAAAGTAATCCATTTGAATGAACTTTCTGATGGAAAGACATAAAAGAAATCTCTTTATCAGAAACTATTCGTTTCCGTGATACCAAAAGTTCGCTGGtacatgttttcatttttgtgtgttaCAGTTTACGCAATATATACGTGCGGACAAGATACAAGTTTCCCTGCCCTTCCCTGCTTACTAGGGTTTCTTTCGGAGTATCTTATAAGTGTCCTTACTGGTGAGATAGCTTACAGCAGCGGCCATTGTCGTAAATCCGGTGAGATACCATAGCCCATGCAAAAAAGCGTGGTCGAGGTAGCCGAAGATAGGTGCTCCAAGTGTGGTTGCTACGGTCACCAGCTGGACGGCAGTGTTCAGTTTGCTAATGAAGGTAGGAGCCAGCTGGGCAGTCGCGTGTGTTACGTCAAAGTATCGCGATAGTGTGCGCTGTAAacaaacggcaacggcgaTTGCCCTACCATTAGTGGAATGTTGGCATAGTGCTGGGAAGGACTTTCGGGTGAAAACATACCGGTTTTGGTAGACTAACGTACCGGATCACGAACCCAGCACCGATGAGAAACACATCTCGGAACACTATCATCGCCGTTAGCCACAGTGGGAGCAGATCGATGTAGCACATAGCTATCACAAGTGAACCCACCAGCACCTTATCCGCCATCGGATCCAGAAAGGAACCGAGCCGCGACGCCTGGTTCGGCCAGTTACGGGCAATCCAACCGTCGGCCAGGTCGGTCAGCCCGGCCACGATCAGCAGGGCCATCGCTAGCCGGAACTCGGTTTGCACAATGACGTAGCCAAGGTAGGGCGATGCAACGATGCGGCCTATGCAGAGCAGGTTCGGTATGGTCGCGACGTTCTCTCGTTCGATCACCTCCTCTACGCGTTCCCTCACTTTCTCCTTACGCTCGCGAATGTCGCGCACCAGGCCTTCGCGCTTTTCCTGCAGCAACCGCTTCTTGGTCTGCAGAACACTGTCGCATTCATCGTTGATGTTGGACACGTAGGAACGATGCAGGGAAGGTCTGGTGTTGCAGTGACTTATGCCCAGGGGTGAAGATCCGGAACACGATTCCTTTCCCTCGGCAGTGGTGAACGGGGGCTGATGTTTGAAGTTGATCTGTGCTACCTGTAACCTACCGCTGCACAGGACATTTCGCCTTGTCCAGTGCTGGTAGCGCTGTAACGATAGTCGCACCGTGCGTGGTACACTAGGCCAACTGGCCAGTTTAAGCGAGTAAGCCGCCACGTTCATCAGCattttcagcagcagccggtgcagACGCTGGTCGATGGCTGGTAGAGTTGCGTTGTTGCGGGACGGGACGGCTGGGACCGGTTGGTTGATGAGCGCAAGTGTACCACAGTGGTGCCTGAAATGGTGTTTGCGTGAATGATACCCACTCGCTTCTACTCAAACACAATACCAAATGGAGCACTAATTTCGTTGAGACCGAGAGCTCTAGTATGTTAGGTCGTGGTGGTCCCCGCTACCCATGTTTGGGAGGATTTGCCCCGTTTGCAGGACCAAGAATCTGTGATGATTTTATGTAACGTTGTGACTTATGATTTACACCAAACCTACACCACCCTTTACTCCGTTGGTTTATACTGGTCCGGTTCCGCGCTCCACCAGCCTTTAAACGCTGTTTTTCCGCtgattttccacagttttccCATGTTTTTGGATAGAAATTGCGTTCTCTACATGCAGGAATTCGTTTTggtgacttcacctgtttccttaaTACACGTTGGCCTCGGCGCCATCCTTTGTGGTGAAAAGCCACCGGTTTGGTGAATTTCCCCAAAACACTTTCTACCGCGGCTGTTTGGAAAAGGGTGCGAAATCatggaaataattgaaaaaggcATCGTTCCTTCGAAAGGATTCGCGACGAGGCTCGCCCCAAGTGGGTGAGATGCTCcctaatgtatccatgcactGAGAGAGGAGCTgagaaaaaattaaattcatttcaGTAGAACTGGCACCAAGAATTAAATATACGGGAAATGTAATTGATAAAGCTAAATTAAGAGCAGTTTTGTATCTTAATTAATCAATGCTAGAGCAACattgtttgtaaacaatttGCTAGCCAGAGGTTGGCCACTGTTAActgaaaaatcgaaaccatGGGCACAATGAATTAAAAAGCACTTGGAGATGATCAAACTTTCATATTGATCCTTTGTATATAATATTGCTTTATTTCAATGGAAGTTTTCCTACAGCtttttagttgttttttattattttttccctAAACTCACTAACATAAGTCTGTCAGATAAATAGGTAGATTACGCATTGTTCACGTTTAACATATAACTTGAAAAAGTGGTTTTGGACAATTTCTTAGATGTGTAGAGTACGAATAGAAGCCGCAACTGTTTTATAATATGTTGTTTCCTAtacatttttctgtttttattgttgcttTCAACGTCTAACGTATTCAGGAAGCAAAAAGCACTAACGCGGgaagaaataatttaaaatgcgGCGAAAACAGGCAATACGATattgaaataaacaaaattgCTTCGTGAAAGCATTTTGTGATGTAAATTCATGCTTACTATTCACTATGTTTCGTGTTTGGTCAATACAGCATCGTTCTGAATCCTCGACGTATTAGTTTGCATAATGTAATTGGAACGCACACCTGTGACGGCATAGGAAAACTATGATTTCATTATTTCTAGCTTCTATTTTGATACCGTGGTATTGCACTTCGGCCTACATTAGCATCACGCATAAAGGACATTAGTACCCCTGAAATGAACTTGAATTTCGTCCGGCATGATACATACATAAAAGGAGATGAAGGATAGAAACAAATTCAAATGCGCAAAGCATATAATATCACACTGAATGGTACAGTTATGCATTTCTTATGGTGAAAATGGATATGCTTCGAAAATCATGTGGTATACTATTATTCCAATAAGCTTCGAAAATAGACACTAAAGaagtaattaaaaacgaaGTGCAAGGAACGCTGTTGAtaatagataaaaaaaaacaacaaaactaaCCAAACGAGTATGCAAGTAACATTCTATACTGTTCAATAACGCTACCTTCATTCATAACTCCTCAGTTTAAGATGCTACGACGATTTTGTTTCAGCAAATAAGTTGATAAACCCTAGATTTTGCAACTGCTTGATCGGGTGCAACTATCGATGGATGCACCGTATGATGCATGGAATGCACCTCATCGCATCTGTAAATTAACCGTTGGATAGAGATTGCTTTACGAATGCACCGCTATTTTGGAAACACGGTTGACTAGTCTTAATTGCATGTCGTGTTTAAATTTAACCTAATAAATTATGGCAGATGAGAAGCACTCGGACTAGGCAACGATGAAAATGTTGTAAAGGTTCTAAACTAAGTCTTAAATAAATATTACGAGCAAAGCTTTTAGCTTGATACAAACTTAGGTAAGTTGTTATGATCACAGATACTGTTCCTAAAACCTCGGAGGATC from the Anopheles aquasalis chromosome X, idAnoAquaMG_Q_19, whole genome shotgun sequence genome contains:
- the LOC126572306 gene encoding probable cardiolipin synthase (CMP-forming), whose product is MLMNVAAYSLKLASWPSVPRTVRLSLQRYQHWTRRNVLCSGRLQVAQINFKHQPPFTTAEGKESCSGSSPLGISHCNTRPSLHRSYVSNINDECDSVLQTKKRLLQEKREGLVRDIRERKEKVRERVEEVIERENVATIPNLLCIGRIVASPYLGYVIVQTEFRLAMALLIVAGLTDLADGWIARNWPNQASRLGSFLDPMADKVLVGSLVIAMCYIDLLPLWLTAMIVFRDVFLIGAGFVIRYVSLPKPRTLSRYFDVTHATAQLAPTFISKLNTAVQLVTVATTLGAPIFGYLDHAFLHGLWYLTGFTTMAAAVSYLTSKDTYKILRKKP